TAATGCATTTTACACCTGGTGATCCTGCAAGAATTATGCTTGGTGAGTCAGCACCAGTAGAAGATGTTTTAAAATTAAGAGACGAAATGGGGTTAGATGATCCTTTCCTTATCCAATATGGTAGATATGTTAAGAGGGCTGTAGTTAATCAAGATATAGGTCGTTCCTATGCAACTAATAGATCTGTAGCTAATGAGATTATGACAAGATTCCCAGCTACTTTAAAGCTTGCAGCAATAGGGGTATTAGTTGCAGTAGCAATTGGTATTCCAGTAGGAATTATTTCTGCAACAAGACAATACACCTTATTCGATCAAGTAAGTATGGTATTAGCTTTATTAGGAGTTTCTATGCCTAACTTCTGGCAAGGACTAATGCTTATTCTCTTATTCTCAGTAAATCTAGGTTGGCTTCCAGCATCAGGCTTTACTAGTCTAAAGCATATGATACTACCTGCCATAACTCTAGGTACAAGCTCTGCAGCAACTATTACTCGTATGACAAGATCTAGTATGCTTGAAGTAGTACGTCAAGATTATATTAGAACTGCGAGAGCAAAAGGGCAAGTAGAATCTATTATAATAAATAGACATGCCCTTAAAAATGCACTTATTCCAATTATTACAGTTATTGGTCTACAGTTCGGAAGTTTACTAGGTGGGGCGGTATTAACTGAATCTATCTATTCAATTCCAGGAGTAGGACGTCTAATGGTAGACTCTATTAAATCTAGAGACTTCCCAGTTGTACAAGGTGGAGTATTATTTATAGCTATTACTTTCAGTATTATAAACCTATTTGTAGATATTCTATATGCCTTTGTAGATCCAAGAATTAAGTC
The sequence above is a segment of the Alkaliphilus flagellatus genome. Coding sequences within it:
- a CDS encoding ABC transporter permease, which gives rise to MHFTPGDPARIMLGESAPVEDVLKLRDEMGLDDPFLIQYGRYVKRAVVNQDIGRSYATNRSVANEIMTRFPATLKLAAIGVLVAVAIGIPVGIISATRQYTLFDQVSMVLALLGVSMPNFWQGLMLILLFSVNLGWLPASGFTSLKHMILPAITLGTSSAATITRMTRSSMLEVVRQDYIRTARAKGQVESIIINRHALKNALIPIITVIGLQFGSLLGGAVLTESIYSIPGVGRLMVDSIKSRDFPVVQGGVLFIAITFSIINLFVDILYAFVDPRIKS